The sequence below is a genomic window from Nicotiana tomentosiformis chromosome 6, ASM39032v3, whole genome shotgun sequence.
tcgggtccggtgagatttttgaatgatttggaacacctagtccaaggtttcgaaatttagttaaaaaggttgaccagatgttgacgtatgtgtagcgactcggagaatttttgctaagaaaattaaggttttgtggtatcgaggtagatcaattagtacaaaggttgtagaaatttctcgcggcgagcttgcgagccaagGCTCGGACTTttagggttgaacaatgcactgggaggtaaaaaaaaaattttgGCGAAAAAAAACAcgtttctgcagtccattatgcgaccacataatcactttgcgggccgcataatggccgcataagtgaggcagaagaggttcagtttggatgaaatctgcggtcgactatgcgatcgcataactattatgcggtcactatgcgaccgcagaacaggtatgcgggccgcatagtgaccacataTACAGACAAATATTTGCCAGTATTGGACACAGATTATGCgcccgatatgcggtccgcataaccattatgcgatcgcatatgcgaccgtagaacctgttctggagcttcatttttctggttttataaacccgaccccattcttataaaacactattagggggtcatttttaagggtttcatctgatattttagagagaggtgagagcattttagagagagaaagtgaagacttagtcatttatccatcaattcttgttcaaggtttgaagatttcacaaggaacttgctagggcttcaaagaggtaagaatttcttttcctcaattcttcaatttcgggtttggagtaaaaataggttattaatagtatgattcttgggtgtaagagtattatgtatacataccaataaggttgtggaaagattgttaagttcaaatgggtacggattgggttgaaaatggtagaaatcttcatatattttaattgaagatttgagggtcgagttggtatcggattttggtaaaatttgtatggttgaactcgtggttggatggacgttcatattctgtaacttttgtcgggtttcgatatgtgggccccacgagcgatttttgagttaatttcggattttattggaaattagtatttccttattgaATTAATTACactaatttgtattgattgaatcaaattaattgtggctagatacaagGCTTTCAGAGACTAATTCTCGTGGCAAgagcatagcagaataaagaattacacgggttgaggtaagtaacagttttaaatctggtcctgagggtatgaaaccctggatttttgtatcatgtgattactttggaggtgacgcacatgttaggtgacggcgtgcaccgaggggattgtgacttggtccgtcccgtgagactgtaaagttgaataacttgttgttagttatatgctctctatgtgttgtggaaatttggcTGTAaggcatgttagaaaccatgtttacgctatatgttggtactgctgggacctacataggtcgtgtacatattgaattatctgctaaattgttgtttggtacttagtcacagtttacttatttattttatctcagtctctgttattattattgatacatcatatcattattttttgggctgatttcatgattattgagagcccgagagactggagagatttatgactgagtgaggctgagggcctgattgtgagatattgatactatagtacgtgagttggccatgcggatccagatattgatactatagcacgtgagttgtccgtgcagcacatgagttggccgtgcagatccagatattgatactatggcacgtgagttgtccgtgcagcacgtgagtttgcCGTGCAGATtctagcgcttgggctgtaggagcccctccggagtttgtacacccccagtgagcgcgggtacccattgagtgtgagtgctaagggctggaagcccagtgagtgattgttgtcctgaaaGACTGTACTGGctttttatttattgttacacttagttgctatctgtcattgctgtgaaattttctgaaagattttatatccggattacctaaACTTGAaatgtataaaactgatttggcttaaacttttggaattgaaagcatgcctactctctgttggaattactgaaattgaactgtaactgtgtagctcgtcattatcttcagttccttatttattattgttacttgatgagttggttgtactcatactacatcctgcacttcgcatgcagatccaggtgttcccggacatagcgggtgttgatcatttcacgcagttgattttcaggagattcagaggtagctaccgtattttgcagaccttgtctctccttccccaTCTCCTCGTTTACCGTATTTTgttcttagactattatagaccgtattttatttttcagacttgtattcatattagatgctcatgtacttagtgacaccaaattttgggagtggttgtatcggTAATTGTAGGATTTAtggattttattgaaatattatattttcaaacttaagagaaattgtgatttattgagatttttggcttgcctagtattgagataggcaccatcacgactggtgagattttgggtcatgacagcattttactctttttcccttgtAGGGTTTTGTCCCAataggttttccttgcaagggttttaacgaggcaaccaaatgGCGTACtgttagatatgtgtactctttttccttcactcgAATTTTTTTCCACtaggttttattttagttaatattttaacgaggcacattatctgttgaatagacattcaaggggggAGGGTGTCATAAATAGAATTATATTTAAGgcgaatgtctatattttagagaaattttagggtttgttacttggtggctaagtcactttttccctataaatagttagggtgttcaaaaccgaactgAAACTGAAAACCGAATCGAAActgaagcttaatggcttattggtatcaggTTAATGATTTAACGGACGAGAaacagattgaaatttttttattaacgacttatcggtttgggggcagaTTATTCACGGATAATCctttaacccgttaagaatatatattacTGCTCTGGACACTTGTACGAAGTGCAAAGTGAATTGTACTGATTGCTTGGAAGTATCTTATTGGCCATTAAGTCTCTTCCCCACTGGATACCAATAATAAGTATTAAACTATTAACATTTACACTTTAGAAACCACAGCATCTATACCCAGTAGCCAACCCTCTtgcctctccctctccctctccctctcgcCGTCTCGCCTCTCCCTCTCGGCTCTCGCCGACTCGCATGCCTTTTCAATACTTAAACTTGTCCTAATTGGTACAAGTTTGAATTGGAAACATAAGGTCTTGAActaattttcaaaataagggTGGCATACCGGGCCTGCCTTTTCAAATTTCAATGAATAGCTTCATCAGTGATGTTGCCTTACTATGTCAAGAAATTTTCAAATAACAACCACACACACGCACAGCCAGCAGAGCAAGGAAGAAGAAAAGAGGAAGTCAAAAAATATATCGTCTGTTTATTTTCCAATAAGGTATTTCGCCCAAAGTAATCTTTCATCATGGGTACAGTGATTAATCTCTATAGATTACTTGTCTTTTGATATCCAGTATTTGATTCTAGTAATATGGTCTCGTGGTGTAATTTAGTTGATATATATGTATGAGAAATGTTAACTATATTGTTGTCTCGGGGATGTACTCCCCAACACTGTGTTGAAGTATGTTAAGTTTCAATCAACTGAAACCAAaccgataaccgcccgataatagctaaaccgataccaacccgtctgatatcttatcgggtgactagcggattaatacatttaaaaatcgataaccgataagccaaatcgttaagagtaaataaccgcccgATCTGCCCATTAAGCAGCCCTAATAAATAGAGATGTTCTATTTCATTGTAAATCATCCCAATTCAATAAAAATTCTCTCTCTATttttctctgcaatactcttcttcttcttttattgttttataacactaataatattatttttatatttaaaataactttttatataaatatttataactTGTTCTAGATTACAAGTTtaaaattttttctttctttcttaaccTCTCTATCCAGTCAAACGGTGCCACAACCATGGGGATGGAGGGAGTAGTAATTAAAGTAGGATGAGATACCTAGTTAACAAGGTAAAACATATTACGCATAGTAATAAAATATCATGATTAGGTAATATGCTACCTTACAAATAAACAAAATATAAACTATCATGATAGAAAGTTATACTGTATCTACCCTTTAATGTGAAGGCTTCAACTATTATAATCGACTAAGGTACTCACTTAGTTTAAAAAAGAATAAACCTATTATAATTTAGGAATCGAATAtggttttcttttttttcttaccATATCTTTGCAAatagttttaaatattttaaattgttaattattgtaactaatattattttttatgaagtttctaaatatgtaaattttatttcaaaaaatttaaagaaTCTATATTcaaatttacttgaaaaattagtCAAATTGACCTTCGTACTTCGAAAATGTTCAAACGAATCTCATAGAAAAAGTATGCTACTCGCTTCAATATGTAATTAGTTGACTATTATAATTTCTTGTAAAATAATTAAAGAATATAATCGATATATAAGTCGTCATGTACCATTAATCATAAAATATGTACTTTGAATAATCAAACATTAACAAATATAATttacttattaaaagttcatgtCTTCAAAAAACCTTGTGCATGCATCAATGTTAGTACAGCTGCAGAACTTTATATTTTTCTAGAGAATATGAAAACTTCATACACAAGACCAACTAAAATACTGATGAAATTATTAGAATAAAGAATAAATATGAGACGAATCGTTATAAATGAATCAAGTTGAAGCTTCATTTAAAATCTTTCTATCTCTATTTCCCTCTCCTTTCATTTTTCTTCCCACCAGAAGTAGctatttccttttcttttttttcaattaATCAAAGAATTCTACTTCCGAACAACTGTTAATTATCCTGTAAGATATATCTCAAATTTCTGAAGTTGGAATAGTGAAGAAATGGAGAGAGATTTCATGGGGTTGGCTGTAAAACAAGAAATACCTGAAGAACCAGCCACAGATCCAGGTATCATAACCTTCTGCTCCTTTTATTCACGTTTCTTCTTTGTACAGCCCGATGCACAAAGCATCTCGCATTTATACAGGGTCTGGGAAGGGCCGAACCCCTACGGGGTATGATGTAGACAGCCTAACCTAATGCAAACATTTGTAGGTGCTTCTCCGGCCTGAACTTATAATGAATCTGTTAGTTATGGTTTTTGTTTTTGTCCCTTTTTAGATTTAATTTAGTACTGTTAATTAAAAACCTCTGCAACGTAAATGAGCTTTGACTCTATATGGATATTCTCAAAAAACTAAATCAAAAAATGGAGTTtacctcttttttctttttcatttttgctCAGCTCCCAAACCGAGCTTATGGGTATTTTCATGTAGGTCAAAACATGGTTTAAATCTTGGTTTGTGTAGTATTCATAATAAGATTGTATATTTTTAGCTACAGTCTTTCACAACAAGAATGCTTCAACTGGAAAAATAAAAGAAGGCCTTTTACTTTTGTGATGCTGGTTATGCAAACAAAGGTTTTGGTGTTTCTTAAGTTGGATTCCTTTCAACACGGTTTACTTTTGcaatccttttttttcttttcatgtttGAGTTGGATATCGTACATAAAAGTAGGCGGACCCAAGATTTGAACCTCGATTGTAATCTTTTCAAAtcactgggttctaaattaataagttttacatatCCAAAggattttttaagacaaatatatgGTTTGAAAAAAATTACTAGGTTCGACCGAAACCGCATCCGGTACTGTGTCTCCGCCACTGACGTACATTACTTATAGCATGCACCAATGATTTAAGTTTTATAGGTTGATATCATTAAATTTGTTTATATGTAACTTAATCTATTATAGCATGTTAGTTATTATTTATGTTATAGATCTTATTATGAAAATTTACATGTAATTAGTTGATAGGTCAGATCtagatttttttatatatatattttaaaatatttaccgTGCATAAAACTTAAGTTCAAAATTAAAATAAGATGACATTCTGCTGATGCCTTTTTATATTTAACGTACAGGAATAAACAATTACGTTTTGTCCACCACTAGATTTAGAATGCAGACCAAAATGCATAAAATAATTTGTTTAACTCTTTTGACCAGATCTTGCATTAATAAAcacaatattatattttttatctCGCATCAGATGCTCTTTGCAGCTTATATTTAAATTGGATGCACATGTTCACCCTCCTTTCTTCAGCTGCATTAATAGAGTACTTTGGATTATTCATCTGAGTAGCATTTTTCATTACTATTTACTATACTATTAAAAGGGAAAAAGTGCTTGCCAAAGTTACAGAGGTTATGACATTATTATATTGTTTGATGTGTTGGCTACTCGTCAGTCTTTACTAAACCTGCACTTGGCCCAATTTACCGAGttgttgtatattgtaattagtACAACAAATCTGCATATGATAAGAGTTAATAGTTGAACTTGGTATTTCTAATGAATTTACCCTCTATACACTCGTATTGTAATTTTTCATACACAATCTCGTTACCTAAAAATAACTAGTACATGAATTAATTTTTGATGTATATAAGTCAAATCCAGTTGGTATACGTCAAATCCAGTTGGTATACGTCAAACCATTTCTATGCCCTCAACAAATTCTAAGACTATTAAGTCTTTGAGACGGGTGTATCGAAAACAACCCCTCTAtctccacaaggtaggggtaaggtcagcGTACAATCTACCATCCCCAAACCCCACTTAGTAAGATTTCGCTGGGTACGCTATTTTTGTTGATGCGACTATTAAGCTGGTATCTTATTCTCTTGTGTTATAATTTTGCAGCAATGGCCAGAAGTTCGGCTATATTGCAGAGGTCATTCTCTAACAAGGCTCCTCCTCAATACCTTTCATTCAAAGATGCTCAAGGGAATACTCCTAAGACTGGTTTTGATTCTCTTGCATCAGCTGGATTGGTAACTATAACCACAAGTCACGAAGCTGTTGACTCAATTCATCGACCATACACTGCTGTAACACAGGTTTGTTTATGGAGCTTCGTAACGTGTTACTATCTCATAACGCCACCTGTATTTATGTATAAAATTGGAACGATAGAGAGAAGAATGACATTACAAGTTATTCCTGTAAATTTCAGAAAAATATGATGCTTGAAAAGCAAGGGATAACGAACTATACAATGACAACTTACCCTCCACATAAAATTGGTACAAATTCAGTTCAGCAATCTCATGAAGTCAGAGTACTCCCAGTTGCTAATCAAACACATCAGATTTCTGTATCTACGAGCAATATGCATGGTCGTCAGCCCTTAATTTCTTCTGCTGGACAGAATTTGATTTCTATAGTAAATCAAAATCCTGCTAAAGGAGCCCAAATAACAAGCCCCATTTCCATTCTTCCGACTCGCAATGGTGTTGTGGGCACTACTGAATTGAGGTATGTTACTAGCTACAGCTAGCCTTTATAAAAGTTAACTTAGGAAAGTACTTTCTGTTTCATTTTTTATATATGTACGATTTCTAGAAGAGCGACACGTTTTTATATTATAGCCACAGAAATATCAATGACATTTTACTGACATGATATCTGTGGTGTAGGGGTGCTCCCAAGACTTCAGCTGGACCTGCTCAGCTAACCATCTTTTATGCTGGTTCAGTCAGTGTTTACGACAATATTTCTCCAGAGAAGGTAAAATGCTCTAGATCTTGTAAAGGGTCTGATAATGTTAGTGTCATCAATTTGTTGTTAGTTTTGATTTTTAACAAGACATTTATATATACTTCTTTGGCATTTCAGGCTCAAGCTATCATGTTACTTGCTGGAAATACACCTACTGTTACTCCAAGTACAACATCTACTACATCTCCAGTTCAGGAAATTCCTAAATCTCCTTCTGTTGATGCTTTTGTTGTAAACAAATGCCATAGTACTACATCGCCTAGTTTTTCCAGCCCCATTTCTATAACCTCACACGGCGCCTCTCAGTCTATTGGAGTACTGTCTAATAATACGAATCAAATAACTATGAGTATCAGGTCAATCGGAGTCCTGACTAATTCTCCCTCTAACAAAATGGAGCCATCCAATGTTGTCCATTCTCAAGAATCTCATCCTCTTAGCCATACATTATCAGGTATATTTGGTGGTTTATGAAGTGAATTCTCTAAACTTATGGATTTTGGGGCACTTATGTTTTTGTTATTTAGCCTTATGTGCTTGTTATATCAATGCATTGATATATACATCTTTTCTTTTCTTCAGCTGTGCCTCAGGCTCGCAAAGCATCCTTAGTTCGGTTCTTGGAGAAGCGCAAGGAAAGGTGAGCTGATGTTCAATTTTAATCTTTAATTATTGAGTTTAAGTTTTGTACACTACAGTAGATCTTTTGCGTAGGTTAAAGTTTACCTACAATGATATCTAACATTTTATAATAAGCCTAATAAGATAACTCTAAAAGTAGCAGAACATACTAGAGACAGTTAAATTGCACAAATAGTGTAAAACTATTTTAATATTTCAATATCATCCGTGCATACAACTTTAATAGACATCTATCTAATTTTGCTCGTCCTTtttattttgagaatttaattaattatGTTAGAAGACTCCGATATTTTGTCAAAAGGTTTGATTATTTTGTAATTCAGGGTACTGAGTGCATCACCATACGACAATAGCAAGCAAACTTCACAATATAACACACCTGGATCTGGCAGCTGGAGCTTCTTTGCCAACTCTACAGGATCCAGTACTGTTCTTCCTGCTACCAATTAGTACTGTCAAAGAGACAGGGACGCGAGCTAATGATTGTATCAGAACATTATTGTAGTTATAAAATTGTATTCTTTTTTACCTCTATATTTCATTATATATCTAGCTACTAGATGCGATGATTAtagatttttcttcttcttgtaaTTGTGATAGGACTAGCTAAGGAGCCTTTTCATCCGAAAATATTATGTCTTTGTAGGTTTTTAACTGTTTCTAGTGTAAAGAAaaggttttatttatttatttaagtttAATTTTTTCTTGGGTGCACAAGTTGCCATGGTTTGCGTTGAGGCACATTTGGAAAATGAGCTAACTGGGAAAGAAGATTGCTCAATTTGCTGGCTAACATGATACAAAGGTCTTTTTAGTTGAGATTCCTTCACTTGAACTAATTCCAAGCGGAGGATACAAAGGTTAAGATACAGATATTAGCTTCTTCGCTGTAGAACCCATAAATCTTAAAATATAGAAAGTCATGTAATTTTTTTGTCAATATATTTGTGGACTTTGTGCTTGTCCTTCTTTCTCTTTGATCAATCCGAAAAATGCTTTTCTGCCCATGGTATTGTATGGGCCAAAATCGTTCTTTAGAATATTTGAGCCAAGATAGTACTAGGGGAAAAGTTCCCAAGTCGTCGTTGACTCTGACTCTCCCACTCCAGTCGTTGCTTTTCTTTCTGTTACTTCGAAAGTAGCTGCTGCAGCTTCAGCCACTCGAATTTTCGATATTCCTTTTTATTTCTCATCAAACGAATGGCATCTTCTTCTGGAAATCCTAGCTATTCTTAGCATGACATTGAGAAATCTCATTGCTATTACTCAAACAAGAATGAAACGTATGCTTGCATATTCGTCCATAGGCCAAATCGGATATGTAATTATTGGAATAATTGTTGGAGACTCAAATGATGGATATGCAAGCATGATAACTTATATGTTGTTCTATATTTCTATG
It includes:
- the LOC104084864 gene encoding protein TIFY 6B-like; the encoded protein is MERDFMGLAVKQEIPEEPATDPAMARSSAILQRSFSNKAPPQYLSFKDAQGNTPKTGFDSLASAGLVTITTSHEAVDSIHRPYTAVTQKNMMLEKQGITNYTMTTYPPHKIGTNSVQQSHEVRVLPVANQTHQISVSTSNMHGRQPLISSAGQNLISIVNQNPAKGAQITSPISILPTRNGVVGTTELRGAPKTSAGPAQLTIFYAGSVSVYDNISPEKAQAIMLLAGNTPTVTPSTTSTTSPVQEIPKSPSVDAFVVNKCHSTTSPSFSSPISITSHGASQSIGVLSNNTNQITMSIRSIGVLTNSPSNKMEPSNVVHSQESHPLSHTLSAVPQARKASLVRFLEKRKERVLSASPYDNSKQTSQYNTPGSGSWSFFANSTGSSTVLPATN